From Streptomyces qinzhouensis, one genomic window encodes:
- a CDS encoding multifunctional oxoglutarate decarboxylase/oxoglutarate dehydrogenase thiamine pyrophosphate-binding subunit/dihydrolipoyllysine-residue succinyltransferase subunit codes for MSSQSPSNANISADQGTPGQGPAAAFGANEWLVDEIYQQYLQDRDSVDRAWWDFFADYKPGAKNTADAPAEGAAAAPAAAKAPAAPATVPAPAPQQSAPAPAPAPAAAPAPVAAPAAPAAPAAPAAPAAPAAPAAPAVKPAAAKAPAAPAPAASGGPELITLRGPSAAVAKNMNASLEVPTATSVRAVPVKLLFDNRIVINNHLKRARGGKVSFTHLIGFAMVQALRAMPSMNWSFAEKDGKPTLVKPEHVNFGLAIDLVKPNGDRQLVVAAIKKAETLNFFEFWQAYEDIVRRARSNKLTMDDFTGVTVSLTNPGGLGTVHSVPRLMPGQSVIMGVGSMDYPAEFQGTSQDTLNKLGISKVMTLTSTYDHRVIQGAASGEFLRVVANFLLGEEGFYDQIFEALRIPYEPVRWLKDIDASHDDDVTKAARVFELIHSYRVRGHVMADTDPLEYRQRKHPDLDITEHGLTLWDLEREFAVGGFAGKSLMKLRDVLGVLRDSYCRTTGIEFMHIQDPKQRKWIQDRVERPHSKPEREEQLRILRRLNAAEAFETFLQTKYVGQKRFSLEGGESVIPLLDAVIDSAAEARLDEVVIGMAHRGRLNVLANIVGKSYAQIFREFEGNLDPKSMHGSGDVKYHLGAEGTFTGLDGEQIKVSLVANPSHLEAVDPVLEGVARAKQDVINKGGTDFTVLPVALHGDAAFAGQGVVAETLNMSQLRGYRTGGTVHVVINNQVGFTAAPESSRSSMYATDVARMIEAPIFHVNGDDPEACVRVARLAFEFRQTFNKDVVIDLICYRRRGHNEGDNPQFTNPQMVALIDKKRSVRKLYTESLIGRGDITLEEAEQALQDFQGQLEKVFAEVREATSHPAPTLVPDPQAEFPVAVTTAVSQEVIKRIAESQVNIPDNITVHPRLLPQLQRRAASVEDGTIDWGMGETLAIGSLLMEGTPVRLSGQDTRRGTFGQRHAVLVDQETNEDYTPLLYLTDEQARYNVYDSLLSEYAAMGFEYGYSLARPESLVMWEAQFGDFVNGAQTVVDEFISSAEQKWGQTSGVTLLLPHGYEGQGPDHSSARPERFLQMCAQNNMTVAMPTLPSNYFHLLRWQVHNPHHKPLIVFTPKSMLRLKAAQSRTEEFLNGGFRPVIGDESVDPAAVRKVVFTSGKVYYDLDAERKKRGVTDTAIIRLERLYPLPGAELQAEIAKFPNAEKYLWAQEEPANQGAWPFIALNLIDHLDLAVGADVPHGERLRRISRPHGSSPAVGSAKRHQAEQTQLVADVFDA; via the coding sequence GTGTCGTCTCAGTCCCCCAGTAACGCCAATATCTCGGCCGACCAAGGCACGCCGGGCCAGGGCCCTGCCGCCGCCTTCGGTGCCAATGAGTGGCTTGTCGACGAGATCTACCAGCAGTACCTCCAGGATCGCGATTCGGTAGACCGCGCCTGGTGGGACTTCTTCGCCGACTACAAGCCGGGCGCGAAGAACACCGCCGACGCTCCGGCCGAGGGCGCTGCCGCCGCCCCCGCCGCGGCCAAGGCGCCCGCCGCTCCGGCGACCGTCCCCGCTCCGGCCCCGCAGCAGTCGGCCCCGGCGCCCGCTCCGGCGCCGGCCGCCGCGCCCGCTCCGGTCGCGGCTCCCGCCGCCCCGGCAGCCCCCGCGGCTCCGGCAGCCCCTGCCGCTCCGGCGGCTCCGGCGGCTCCGGCGGTGAAGCCGGCCGCCGCCAAGGCGCCCGCCGCTCCGGCGCCCGCCGCCTCCGGCGGTCCCGAGCTGATCACCCTGCGCGGCCCCTCCGCCGCCGTCGCGAAGAACATGAACGCCTCCCTGGAGGTGCCCACGGCCACATCCGTGCGCGCCGTCCCGGTGAAGCTGCTCTTCGACAACCGCATCGTCATCAACAACCATCTGAAGCGCGCCCGGGGCGGGAAGGTCTCCTTCACCCACCTCATCGGCTTCGCCATGGTGCAGGCCCTGCGGGCCATGCCGTCGATGAACTGGTCGTTCGCGGAGAAGGACGGCAAGCCGACCCTGGTCAAGCCGGAGCACGTCAACTTCGGCCTCGCCATCGACCTGGTGAAGCCGAACGGCGACCGCCAGCTCGTCGTCGCGGCCATCAAGAAGGCCGAGACCCTCAACTTCTTCGAGTTCTGGCAGGCGTACGAGGACATCGTCCGCCGGGCCCGCAGCAACAAGCTGACGATGGACGACTTCACCGGCGTCACCGTCTCGCTGACCAACCCCGGCGGCCTCGGCACGGTCCACTCCGTGCCCCGGCTGATGCCCGGCCAGTCGGTGATCATGGGCGTCGGCTCCATGGACTACCCCGCCGAGTTCCAGGGCACCTCCCAGGACACCCTGAACAAGCTGGGCATCTCCAAGGTCATGACGCTGACCTCGACCTACGACCACCGGGTCATCCAGGGTGCGGCGTCCGGCGAGTTCCTGCGCGTCGTGGCCAACTTCCTCCTCGGCGAGGAAGGCTTCTACGACCAGATCTTCGAGGCCCTGCGGATCCCCTACGAGCCGGTCCGCTGGCTCAAGGACATCGACGCCTCCCACGACGACGACGTCACCAAGGCCGCCCGGGTCTTCGAGCTGATTCACTCCTACCGGGTCCGCGGCCATGTCATGGCCGACACCGACCCGCTGGAGTACCGCCAGCGCAAGCACCCCGACCTCGACATCACCGAGCACGGGCTGACCCTCTGGGACCTGGAGCGCGAATTCGCCGTCGGCGGCTTCGCCGGCAAGTCCCTGATGAAGCTCCGCGACGTCCTCGGCGTGCTCCGCGACTCGTACTGCCGCACCACCGGCATCGAGTTCATGCACATCCAGGACCCCAAGCAGCGCAAGTGGATCCAGGACCGGGTCGAGCGCCCGCACTCCAAGCCGGAGCGCGAGGAGCAGCTGCGGATCCTGCGCCGGCTGAACGCGGCCGAGGCGTTCGAGACCTTCCTCCAGACGAAGTACGTCGGCCAGAAGCGGTTCTCGCTGGAGGGCGGCGAGTCCGTCATCCCGCTGCTCGACGCGGTCATCGACTCCGCCGCCGAGGCCCGCCTCGACGAGGTCGTCATCGGTATGGCCCACCGCGGCCGGCTGAACGTCCTCGCCAACATCGTGGGCAAGTCGTACGCCCAGATCTTCCGCGAGTTCGAGGGCAACCTCGACCCGAAGTCGATGCACGGCTCCGGCGACGTCAAGTACCACCTGGGCGCCGAGGGCACCTTCACCGGCCTCGACGGCGAGCAGATCAAGGTCTCCCTGGTCGCCAACCCCTCCCATCTGGAGGCCGTCGACCCGGTCCTCGAAGGCGTCGCCCGCGCCAAGCAGGACGTGATCAACAAGGGCGGCACCGACTTCACCGTGCTGCCCGTCGCCCTCCACGGCGACGCGGCCTTCGCGGGCCAGGGCGTCGTCGCCGAGACGCTGAACATGTCGCAGCTGCGCGGCTACCGCACCGGCGGCACGGTCCACGTCGTCATCAACAACCAGGTCGGCTTCACCGCCGCGCCGGAGTCCTCGCGCTCCTCGATGTACGCGACGGACGTCGCGCGGATGATCGAAGCGCCGATCTTCCACGTCAACGGCGACGACCCGGAGGCCTGTGTCCGGGTCGCCCGGCTGGCCTTCGAGTTCCGCCAGACGTTCAACAAGGACGTCGTGATCGACCTCATCTGCTACCGCCGCCGCGGTCACAACGAGGGCGACAACCCGCAGTTCACCAACCCGCAGATGGTCGCGCTGATCGACAAGAAGCGCTCGGTGCGCAAGCTGTACACCGAATCCCTGATCGGCCGCGGCGACATCACCCTCGAAGAGGCGGAGCAGGCGCTCCAGGACTTCCAGGGCCAGCTGGAGAAGGTGTTCGCGGAGGTCCGCGAGGCCACCAGCCACCCGGCGCCGACCCTGGTCCCGGACCCGCAGGCCGAATTCCCGGTCGCCGTGACCACCGCGGTGTCCCAGGAGGTCATCAAGCGGATCGCCGAGTCCCAGGTCAACATCCCGGACAACATCACCGTCCACCCGCGGCTGCTGCCGCAGCTCCAGCGCCGGGCCGCCTCCGTCGAGGACGGCACGATCGACTGGGGCATGGGCGAGACGCTGGCCATCGGCTCCCTGCTGATGGAGGGCACCCCGGTCCGGCTCTCCGGCCAGGACACCCGGCGCGGCACCTTCGGCCAGCGCCACGCGGTCCTGGTCGACCAGGAGACCAACGAGGACTACACCCCGCTGCTCTACCTGACCGACGAGCAGGCCCGGTACAACGTCTACGACTCCCTGCTCAGCGAGTACGCGGCGATGGGCTTCGAGTACGGCTACTCCCTGGCCCGCCCCGAATCGCTGGTCATGTGGGAGGCGCAGTTCGGCGACTTCGTCAACGGCGCGCAGACCGTCGTCGACGAGTTCATCTCCTCCGCCGAACAGAAGTGGGGCCAGACCTCCGGCGTCACCCTGCTGCTGCCGCACGGCTACGAGGGCCAGGGCCCGGACCACTCGTCCGCCCGCCCCGAGCGCTTCCTCCAGATGTGCGCGCAGAACAATATGACGGTCGCCATGCCGACGCTGCCGTCGAACTACTTCCATCTGCTGCGGTGGCAGGTGCACAACCCGCACCACAAGCCGCTGATCGTCTTCACCCCGAAGTCGATGCTCCGGCTCAAGGCCGCGCAGTCCAGGACGGAAGAGTTCCTCAACGGCGGCTTCCGCCCGGTCATCGGCGACGAGTCCGTCGACCCGGCCGCGGTCCGCAAGGTCGTCTTCACCTCCGGCAAGGTCTACTACGACCTCGACGCGGAGCGTAAGAAGCGGGGCGTCACGGACACCGCGATCATCCGCCTGGAACGGCTCTACCCGCTGCCGGGCGCGGAGCTCCAGGCCGAGATCGCCAAGTTCCCGAACGCCGAGAAGTATCTGTGGGCCCAGGAGGAGCCGGCGAACCAGGGTGCGTGGCCGTTCATCGCGCTGAACCTGATCGACCACCTCGACCTGGCGGTCGGCGCGGACGTCCCGCACGGGGAGCGCCTGCGCCGTATCTCGCGGCCGCACGGTTCGTCGCCGGCGGTCGGCTCGGCGAAGCGGCACCAGGCGGAGCAGACGCAGCTGGTCGCGGACGTCTTCGACGCGTAG
- a CDS encoding HAMP domain-containing sensor histidine kinase — protein MRQVRGAKDGRGAASGAGPDTVAGARGGSGRRPGPPPERRSDPRPAARTCRPEPRSDRRRGTVLFTIKTKLGVLVVVSVFITTGLLLVALKTSTELRFITVFSIIATLLITQFFAHGLTAPLDEMNRVAKGISHGDYTRRVLGADRRDELGDLATTINLMADDLEAVDRHRKELVANVSHELRTPIAALRAVLENVVDGVSAADPETMRTALTQTERLGRLVETLLDLARLDNGVVPLRAHRFEVWPYLSGVLKEANLADAHRKLASGSGRHTRTDVHLHLDVSPPDLTAYADTERLHQVVANLIDNAVKHSPPHGRVTVLARRGPQPESLDLEILDEGPGIPEQERHRVFERFNRGEVAFPHGKGSDGGTGLGLAIARWAVDLHGGRIGVAESTRGCRIRVTLPGIPVRRQLT, from the coding sequence ATGAGGCAGGTCCGGGGGGCGAAGGACGGTCGCGGAGCCGCTTCCGGGGCCGGGCCGGACACGGTGGCCGGGGCCCGGGGCGGCTCCGGGCGCCGGCCGGGCCCCCCGCCGGAACGCCGGAGCGACCCCCGGCCCGCGGCCCGGACCTGCCGCCCGGAGCCGCGCTCCGACCGGCGGCGCGGCACGGTCCTCTTCACCATCAAGACCAAGCTGGGCGTCCTCGTCGTCGTCTCGGTCTTCATCACCACCGGGCTGCTCCTCGTCGCCCTGAAGACCTCCACCGAGCTGCGCTTCATCACGGTCTTCTCCATCATCGCCACGCTCCTGATCACCCAGTTCTTCGCCCATGGCCTGACCGCGCCGCTGGACGAGATGAACCGCGTCGCCAAGGGCATATCCCACGGGGATTACACCCGCCGGGTGCTGGGCGCCGACCGCCGTGACGAGCTGGGCGACCTGGCCACCACGATCAATCTGATGGCGGACGATCTGGAGGCCGTGGACCGGCACCGCAAGGAGCTGGTGGCCAATGTGTCGCACGAGCTGCGCACCCCGATCGCCGCGCTGCGGGCGGTGCTGGAGAACGTCGTGGACGGGGTGTCCGCGGCCGATCCGGAGACCATGCGGACCGCGCTGACCCAGACGGAGCGGCTGGGCCGGCTGGTGGAGACGCTCCTCGACCTGGCCCGGCTGGACAACGGCGTCGTACCGCTGCGGGCGCACCGCTTCGAGGTGTGGCCCTATCTGTCGGGGGTGCTGAAGGAGGCGAATCTGGCGGACGCGCACCGGAAGCTGGCGTCCGGTTCCGGCCGTCACACCCGGACCGACGTCCATCTGCATCTGGATGTGTCACCGCCGGACCTGACCGCGTACGCGGACACCGAGCGGCTGCACCAGGTGGTGGCCAATCTGATCGACAACGCGGTCAAGCACTCCCCGCCGCACGGCCGGGTCACCGTCCTGGCGCGGCGCGGCCCGCAGCCGGAGTCCCTGGACCTGGAGATCCTCGACGAGGGCCCGGGCATCCCGGAGCAGGAGCGGCACCGGGTCTTCGAACGGTTCAACCGGGGTGAGGTGGCCTTCCCCCACGGCAAGGGCAGCGACGGCGGTACGGGTCTCGGCCTGGCCATCGCCCGCTGGGCGGTCGATCTGCACGGCGGGCGGATCGGAGTGGCCGAATCCACCCGCGGCTGCCGGATCCGGGTCACCCTTCCGGGAATCCCGGTACGACGTCAGTTGACGTAG
- a CDS encoding response regulator transcription factor, whose product MEQTQTTTQSGVAATPGAQRRVLVVEDDSTIVDAIAARLRAEGFLVQTAGDGPAAVDAADAWQPDLMVLDVMLPGFDGLEVCRRVQAQRPVPVLMLTARDDETDMLVGLGVGADDYMTKPFSMRELAARVHVLLRRVERAALAAVTPRSGILRLGELEIDHAQRRVRVRGDDVHLTPTEFDLLVCLANTPRAVLSREQLLAEVWDWADASGTRTVDSHIKALRRKIGAERIRTVHGVGYALETPAP is encoded by the coding sequence ATGGAACAGACTCAAACCACCACCCAGAGCGGCGTCGCGGCCACACCCGGCGCGCAGCGGCGGGTGCTGGTCGTCGAGGACGACTCGACGATCGTGGACGCCATCGCGGCCCGGCTCAGGGCGGAGGGCTTCCTGGTGCAGACCGCCGGCGACGGCCCGGCCGCCGTGGACGCCGCCGACGCCTGGCAGCCCGACCTGATGGTGCTGGACGTGATGCTGCCCGGCTTCGACGGGCTGGAGGTCTGCCGCCGGGTCCAGGCCCAGCGGCCGGTTCCGGTCCTGATGCTCACGGCGCGCGACGACGAGACCGACATGCTGGTCGGACTCGGCGTGGGCGCCGACGACTACATGACCAAACCGTTCTCCATGCGGGAACTGGCGGCCCGGGTGCATGTCCTGCTGCGCCGGGTGGAGCGCGCCGCGCTGGCCGCGGTGACCCCGCGCAGCGGGATCCTCCGCCTCGGTGAGCTGGAGATCGACCACGCCCAGCGGCGGGTCCGGGTCCGGGGCGACGACGTCCATCTGACGCCGACCGAGTTCGATCTGCTGGTCTGCCTGGCGAACACCCCGCGCGCGGTGCTCTCCCGGGAGCAGCTGCTCGCGGAGGTCTGGGACTGGGCGGACGCCTCCGGGACCCGGACCGTGGACAGCCATATCAAGGCGCTCCGGCGGAAGATCGGCGCGGAGCGGATCCGTACCGTCCACGGGGTCGGCTACGCGCTGGAGACGCCCGCGCCATGA
- a CDS encoding spermidine synthase has protein sequence MAPSVAPQVTGGTMSAPVTLDRREGPYGEVVLRRRGDHHEIIANGCFLMDTSDGRSERRLVDAAFETLTAATGPRSARTSEKRPIRPALLIGGLGVGFSLAHAAADSRWGAITVVEREAAIVDWHLTGPLSGISGPAVDDPRSVILRTDLLAHLRAVKHRYDALCLDIDNGPDWTVTEDNAGLYTLAGLALCRTALTSGGVLAIWSAQPSPEFEQALRNAGFSGVRTEEILVARGVPDVVHLAVSPA, from the coding sequence ATGGCCCCATCCGTCGCACCCCAGGTCACCGGAGGCACCATGTCCGCACCCGTCACACTGGACCGTCGCGAGGGGCCCTACGGAGAAGTCGTGCTGCGACGGCGGGGTGATCACCACGAGATCATCGCCAACGGCTGCTTCCTGATGGACACCTCGGACGGGCGGTCCGAACGGCGACTGGTGGACGCGGCGTTCGAAACCCTGACGGCCGCCACCGGCCCCCGGTCGGCGAGAACGTCCGAAAAGCGCCCCATCCGCCCCGCCCTGCTGATCGGCGGTCTGGGCGTCGGTTTCTCGCTCGCCCATGCCGCGGCGGACTCCCGCTGGGGAGCCATCACCGTCGTCGAACGGGAGGCGGCGATCGTCGACTGGCATCTGACGGGACCGCTCTCGGGCATCTCGGGCCCGGCCGTCGACGACCCCCGGAGCGTGATCCTGCGCACGGATCTGCTGGCCCATCTCCGGGCCGTGAAGCACCGGTACGACGCCCTTTGCCTGGATATCGACAACGGCCCCGACTGGACCGTCACCGAGGACAACGCCGGCCTCTACACCCTCGCCGGGCTCGCCCTGTGCCGGACCGCCCTGACCTCCGGAGGAGTGCTCGCGATCTGGTCCGCACAACCCTCACCGGAGTTTGAACAAGCGTTGCGGAATGCCGGATTCAGCGGGGTAAGAACCGAAGAGATCCTGGTTGCCCGAGGCGTACCGGACGTGGTCCACCTCGCCGTTAGCCCTGCGTAG
- a CDS encoding ABC transporter ATP-binding protein has translation MNTTPYPHGHGVDIAGLTVRHRRTVALDAVDLDFGTGVHGLLGPNGAGKTSLIRVLATVAAPTAGRLTLLGHDVSAHRGRTEVRRRLGYLPQEFGYYPGFTVREFVAYVAWLKEMPAAGVPDAVQYAVERVGLADRADAKVRTLSGGMVRRVGIAQAIVNEPELLLLDEPTAGLDPEQRVEFRALLREIGETATVIVSTHLVEDVAAACTRVTVVESGRVAWRGTTRELSALGPEAGDGDDGTGGEGSAIERGYTAALRAHRAASATAAGTR, from the coding sequence GTGAACACCACCCCGTACCCCCACGGCCACGGCGTCGACATCGCGGGGCTGACGGTCCGCCACCGGCGTACGGTCGCGCTGGACGCGGTGGACCTCGACTTCGGCACCGGGGTCCACGGTCTGCTGGGCCCCAACGGCGCCGGGAAGACCTCCCTGATCCGGGTGCTGGCGACGGTCGCCGCGCCCACGGCGGGCCGGCTCACCCTGCTGGGCCACGATGTGTCGGCCCACCGCGGCCGTACCGAGGTCCGGCGCAGACTCGGCTATCTCCCCCAGGAGTTCGGCTACTACCCGGGCTTCACGGTCCGGGAGTTCGTCGCCTATGTGGCGTGGCTGAAGGAGATGCCCGCGGCCGGGGTCCCGGACGCGGTCCAGTACGCGGTGGAGCGCGTCGGCCTCGCCGACCGCGCCGACGCGAAGGTACGGACCCTGTCGGGCGGGATGGTACGCCGGGTCGGCATCGCCCAGGCGATCGTCAACGAGCCCGAACTGCTGCTGCTGGACGAGCCCACCGCCGGTCTGGACCCGGAGCAGCGGGTCGAGTTCCGGGCGCTGCTGCGGGAGATCGGCGAAACGGCGACGGTGATCGTCTCCACCCATCTGGTGGAGGACGTGGCCGCCGCCTGTACCCGGGTCACCGTCGTCGAGTCCGGCCGGGTCGCCTGGCGGGGCACGACACGGGAGCTGTCGGCACTCGGCCCCGAAGCCGGGGACGGGGACGACGGGACGGGCGGGGAGGGCAGCGCCATCGAACGGGGCTATACGGCGGCCCTGCGCGCCCACCGCGCCGCCTCCGCCACGGCGGCCGGAACGCGCTGA
- a CDS encoding zf-HC2 domain-containing protein, whose protein sequence is MNDGTPRPPGDGPPRPGTHNSTHDSSRHGAAAAGSGRPGNPGTAARGGWHISGTLAAAYADGTVREPDAWSLEKHLENCGPCAAVVSAAVRETAAGAVVADVRAAVLGAVPAAGGARSRPAVNLGRLSARDRPARTAHHGRAPEVIRTGPLRTGLLRAVGPALSRGWLGALAAVIGGAFALSYGIGSEAARPLLLALAPALPPAGVALSYGRHADPLHEIAAATPSGGLRLLLTRSAAVLALSLTLLTAAGALLPAGGGAPGAAAWLLPALALTAGALALGTWTGLRTAAAALTGGWLAVALFPAAVTSPVGFGALPAQLLSGATAQLGWAAAAALCTGLLVLRRTTFDRMEKA, encoded by the coding sequence ATGAACGACGGAACTCCGCGGCCGCCCGGGGACGGGCCCCCCCGCCCCGGCACACACAACAGCACGCACGACAGCTCGCGCCACGGCGCGGCGGCCGCCGGCAGCGGCCGGCCGGGGAACCCGGGCACCGCCGCCCGGGGCGGCTGGCACATCAGCGGGACGCTCGCCGCCGCCTACGCCGACGGAACCGTTCGCGAACCCGACGCCTGGTCGCTGGAGAAGCACCTCGAGAACTGCGGCCCCTGCGCCGCCGTGGTGTCGGCCGCCGTCCGGGAGACGGCGGCGGGCGCCGTCGTCGCGGATGTCCGCGCGGCCGTCCTCGGAGCCGTACCCGCAGCCGGCGGCGCACGGTCCCGGCCCGCCGTGAACCTCGGGCGGCTCAGCGCCCGCGACCGGCCCGCGAGAACCGCCCACCACGGCCGGGCCCCCGAGGTGATCCGGACCGGGCCGCTCCGGACCGGACTGCTCCGGGCGGTCGGGCCCGCGCTGAGCCGCGGTTGGCTCGGGGCCCTGGCCGCCGTGATCGGGGGCGCCTTCGCGCTCTCGTACGGCATCGGATCCGAGGCCGCCCGCCCGCTGCTGCTCGCCCTCGCGCCCGCCCTGCCGCCCGCCGGGGTCGCGCTCTCCTACGGGCGGCACGCCGACCCCCTGCACGAGATCGCCGCCGCCACGCCCTCCGGCGGGCTGCGTCTGCTGCTGACCCGTTCCGCCGCGGTCCTCGCCCTGAGCCTGACCCTGCTGACGGCGGCGGGCGCGCTGCTGCCCGCGGGCGGCGGCGCGCCCGGTGCCGCGGCCTGGCTGCTGCCCGCGCTGGCGCTCACCGCCGGGGCCCTCGCGCTCGGCACCTGGACCGGTCTGCGGACCGCCGCCGCCGCGCTGACGGGCGGCTGGCTCGCCGTCGCCCTGTTCCCGGCCGCCGTCACCTCCCCCGTGGGGTTCGGCGCCCTGCCGGCCCAGCTGCTCTCCGGCGCCACGGCCCAACTGGGCTGGGCCGCCGCCGCCGCGCTCTGCACCGGGCTGCTGGTGCTGCGCCGTACCACCTTCGACCGTATGGAGAAAGCGTGA
- a CDS encoding RNA polymerase sigma factor, which translates to MRLIRPRGCEQEGVGPEPDDAALLRAVARGDADALAALYDRHAGWLHARLTRRCPDPETVREVLQDTFVTVWRSAASHRGGEAGGWLWVIAARRLVDAGRARARAERPAAAPVPPPPAVPSAEDRVLSGLEYGDVGAALDRISPELRAVLRATVIDGLTTREAARLLGIPEGTVKTRARRARAELRAALEHLAPDPHPLGGTA; encoded by the coding sequence GTGAGACTGATACGCCCCAGGGGCTGCGAGCAGGAGGGCGTCGGGCCGGAACCCGACGACGCGGCGCTGCTGCGTGCGGTCGCCCGCGGCGACGCCGACGCGCTCGCCGCGCTCTACGACCGGCACGCCGGCTGGCTGCACGCCCGGCTGACCCGCCGCTGCCCGGATCCGGAGACCGTACGCGAAGTCCTCCAGGACACCTTCGTCACCGTCTGGCGCTCCGCGGCTTCCCACCGCGGCGGCGAGGCGGGCGGCTGGCTGTGGGTGATCGCCGCCCGGCGGCTGGTGGACGCGGGCCGGGCCCGGGCCCGGGCGGAGCGCCCGGCGGCCGCCCCCGTACCACCGCCCCCTGCCGTGCCGTCCGCCGAGGACCGGGTGCTGTCCGGTCTCGAGTACGGGGACGTGGGCGCCGCGCTGGACCGTATCTCGCCCGAACTGCGGGCGGTGCTGCGGGCCACCGTCATCGACGGGCTGACGACGCGTGAGGCGGCCCGGCTGCTCGGTATCCCGGAGGGCACGGTCAAAACCCGGGCGCGCCGGGCCCGGGCGGAACTGCGCGCCGCGCTGGAACACCTCGCCCCCGACCCGCATCCCCTGGGAGGCACGGCATGA
- a CDS encoding YfbM family protein, protein MSMSGVHLRFTPAELTRALREPDWAEEYAEELLAAESDSEHLPSTARSHHTYTAWHGLDFLLRRHGFPVDVVHGEEEIPGTAEWGYGPPRFLPPERVRAAADAFAGLSPGALVAGVTAADLVAAEVYPVSQWTDEYSLGLVTACVRPLAAYVRNTALRGHALLMWIA, encoded by the coding sequence ATGAGCATGAGCGGCGTCCATCTCCGTTTCACCCCCGCCGAGCTGACCCGGGCGCTCCGCGAACCCGACTGGGCCGAGGAGTACGCGGAAGAGCTGCTGGCGGCCGAGTCCGACAGCGAGCACCTGCCGTCGACCGCGCGGAGCCACCACACGTACACGGCCTGGCACGGTCTCGACTTCCTGCTGCGCCGCCATGGGTTCCCCGTCGACGTCGTCCACGGCGAGGAGGAGATACCGGGCACGGCGGAGTGGGGGTACGGACCGCCGCGCTTCCTTCCGCCCGAGCGGGTCCGCGCCGCGGCCGACGCCTTCGCCGGGCTGAGCCCCGGGGCGCTGGTGGCGGGGGTGACCGCCGCGGATCTCGTGGCGGCCGAGGTCTATCCGGTCTCCCAATGGACGGACGAGTACTCCCTGGGCCTGGTGACGGCCTGTGTCCGGCCGCTCGCCGCCTATGTCCGCAATACGGCGCTGCGCGGTCATGCCCTGCTGATGTGGATCGCCTGA